The genomic stretch GAACGAtttgtcgtcttcatcgtcgGATATCGACAACGATATAGATCTTATGCTCAATCATCTCCAGCCTTACTTCCCGCCTTCATTGTTGCAGAATAACTTCTCTGTGAATCAGATAAAGCTGCGATTGGCTCCAGATAAAGTGTCTGATCCAAGTCAACGTGTTAGGGCAGCGATTCGTAGTTGTCTAAAGGACGAAACTAACCAATTGGAATTTGTGCGTTTGTACCAGAACTCTATTTCTGTTCGTTTCAATGAGTTCTTTGccaatttctacaattccATGCCCACAGCTCAGTTGGTGTTTCTAGACTACTTCCATATAATAAAAACCATCACCACATACTACAACAGCAGCTTGATTCACTTGAATCTCTCACCGTTGGCTAGAAACTTGTGCACACGTAATATCAACTCGCTTTTCTATAGCAACTTGATAATACGACAGAATTCGAAAAATTCCGAACAAAgccaacatcaagaagataccTATTTTTTGCAGTCTCTTAGGgaatttcttgatgtcTATGTTTTCAAAAATACCCTAGCAAATCCGTTTTCAGACAACTCAGTAAATCTTATAGACATCTTTACCACCTTGATATCCataaacttgaacaaggatATCAATCAGCTCTTGATACAGTTATCTATACAGAAGATCAAGCTGTTTATCATAGCCAATTGTTCGGGAATATGGGATAAGCCGCTTCTTGAAACAATTACAGAATTTATCCAGAACGAAATATACCccaacttctccattaTAGCCAGCTATTCGGCAGATTTAAACCTCACCAATTCTGTAAACAACGTGTATTTGTACGACCTAATAAAATTGGCACAGTTAGAGTTGGTCTCGTTGAGAATTAAAGAAATCTATAGCATCATCTTGTACTATCCCAACAGTTCAGATGGACTCTACGAATTGTACCAATGTTTGCTGACAAAATTCAATCATCACCACTATAACCAAACCCCAGATCAATCTCATCATTCCACtaacttgatcaacgacATCACCAACCTATCGAATTTCTCGTATTTGGCGAACTATTCATTGAAGTCCCAGGCTTATCAAAGAGCCAAACTTGTAGATACTTTTGTGGATTTGTGCCACAAGAATTTGCTTCATTCTGGGGCAAACACTGTAGATGTCATAACCACTTATACCAAGACTATCAAATCATTCCTAATTATAGATCCAAAGGGTGTCTTGCTTGATAAAGTAGTGCGTCCTATTAGGCGCTATCTAAAGACTAGAGAAGATATAATCATCAAAATCGTACATGGTCTATTGGATGATGATGAATCTTCCAATGAATTGATAGAATTAGCAAAGGAATTAAGAAGGGCCAAAGCCAAGACTTCGAAAAAGAGAAGCGTTGTGgaagattctcttgatATGAACTGGGTTCCTGATCCAATAGACGCCTTGccagatttcaagaaaggCAAGGTCAGTGACATAATCGAGTCGTTGATATCCATCTTTGATTCCAATGAGATCTTCATAAATGAATTCACAAAACTATTTGGTCAACGCTTGGTCAACTTGCATAATTACGATGTTACGGATATAGAGGAACGCCTCAATTTGCTCAAGCTTAGGTTTGGCAAGAATGAGTTTACAACTTTGGATATCATGATTAAGGACATCAAAGAGAGTAAGGTTCttaacaagaaattgaccGCCAGACTGGGAATACAAGCTCCGAATTTCCATACTTCTATATTGTCTCATTTGTTTTGGCCAACTGTGTTGGAGAATTTATCCGAAAATGATAATTTCAATTTACCTCCAGAAATCAATATCAAGTTTGAGGCATACAATAGTGACTACACTAGTTATATGAAAGGGCGGtcattgaaatttttgCCCAGTCTTGGATCAGTAAAAATTGAACTttcgttcaacaacaagattaCGCAAAACTTTGAAGTTACTCCTGATAGAGCTGCTAttatttctctttttgatgACAATTCGAGTGAGCTTTCtgtagatttcatttcaaagaaattAAATATGTCTCCATATATGGTTTCCAAAGGTTTGTCTTTTTGGGTGAAGGAAGGAGTTTTGCTTGAGCTAACGAAGACTTTGTTTATTgtcaacgaagacgacgctgaagaagatgttcTTCATTCTGCGTCTATTCCTTCAGCTGCTACTCTAGCAAATTCTGGGTCTGATAAATCTATCAATCTCAAGTTTAAAGAGTTGGAAGTGCTCTGGCCGTACTTGAAGTCGATGCTAGAAAATATCTCATATTTGAAGTTTGAGAGAGTGAagactttgttgaagttgactGTCCCAAAAGACAAGTTCGATTTTGGAACTATTGATGACAGTAAATTGGAAGACTATTTGGACTGGCTagttgatgaagagaagttggaaattaCCCAGCAATCTTACAAGCTAAAGGAATAGCATTAATTGAGTATCTATATGTTATACAAAGATGTTCATAATATACAAAATCTTGGTTCGTTACATTtacttcttggaagaaaagtcTACCTTTGAAGTTTCGTTGCCATTGGACTGTGCAGACTCGATTTCCGACACCTTGGCTGCATAATCAGCACTTGGAGTCCATTTTCTTACAGACTTCGTTTCATCAAGCGAAAAGTCAGGAACTTTTATGCCCCAGTTTCTCTCCaagtgaagttgaaagtCTCTGATGTCTACTTTGTCTACTTTACGATGTTTGGCTATCTGACAGGCAAATCCTGTGACAGACGAGATGAACTCATCGGCCAAGTCAAGCAAGATTTCCTCTACATCGTTGTCCATAGTTGTTTTGGCATCACCTTCATCCATTCCAATGTTGTTGACTAGATCTACGAGTTTCCTCTTTGTCAATACTCTGCCACCATTGTCGgagaaattggaagaagtgtTGCTGTGAATGCTGCTTAAGGTGGAGTACGAGTTGAAATCTGTAGCCGAGTGCATTCCCAAGCCAGGACGAATACCGTTACCTATACCTGGTCTGGAAACAAAAGAACTAGTTGTTCTCAAGTTTGCAGCACTTGTAGATGTGGGAATAGCTGCTCTTCCTAAAGCTGAATAGGAAGAAGTAGCCGTGAATGGCTGAGGTCTTTGAGTTGAAGAGTCTATAGGATTCGTCAACGAACCTAAGGGCCCTGTTCTAGCAGCCACAAAAGACGAGGATTGAACTCCAGATTGAGCACCAGGCTGGTCTGAAGAAGCAGGTGCTACAAACTTGGAATCATTGGAGAGTTTGCTGTTTGATATTTCTGGTTTCAGATCTGTTTTCAGCGTTAAAGGTTGAACAACTGGAGTGTTTTCACCAGTAGAAGGTCTCGTGCTATTGACAGGTGACGGTGACGGTTGGCTTGACATTGCTTGTGAAAGTGGCCCGCCGTTAGCACTGAGCTTTCCTTGTTGTATAAGTTGGTTTTTCATATATACGGCGATTTTCTGGTACTGAGAAACTTTTGGTTTCAATTTTGCCAATTCGGTATTGGTGCTTTCAATTCTAGTTGGGTCTGTTTCGGCTGTTTTCGAATCTTCTAGAACTTGAATCTTTTTAAGTAAATCTTGCAAACTCGATCTGACCTGGTTGAAAAGATCAATAGTGACAGCTTTGGTATTGATTTCACTCGGAGTTTGTGGTCTGGATACTTGTGGTAATTGGCTAGAAGTGTCCGCAAGCAGCGCCACAGACGGAACTGGAACTGGAGATTGGATTGCTGAAGCAGGTGATTGTACTGCACTTATGGATTTTGAAGCCGATGAAGCATTTGAATCATTTGAAGTAGTTGGATTTGAAGGATTATTTGTCAAACTAGAGTTTAAATTAGTGCTTGAGTTTGAATTAGAATTACCATTCGAGTTTGTGTTGGAATCAGCATTCGCTGAAGAATTTGCTGCATCCTGTTTGGCTTTCTTCTGCGCTCTGTATGAGATTAAGATGCGCTTTATCGATTCTGCCTTTTGGTAATGCTGTTTTGCTTTTTCCACATCAGATCCCGCGGCCTTAGCCAATTCTATTTCGTTGGTGAACCGCTGTGCTAGTTGTGCTGCTTGATTAGGCTCAATGTTGGGAATCAGCGGCGTGGACGTCCCTGTCGAAGCATTGGAAATGGATACACTAGCTGTAGCCGAAGCAGAACCTGACAATCCACCCGTATCCGGGCTCGGCTGTGCGGAATCGGGAGCATTTGTAGACTCCATTGTGAGGAGTGTGGATGAAATAAATGGATATATGGAAGTATATGGAAGAAAAAATGAATTGGATATAGTAGAttgtttttgaatttgagTTGGAACTTTGGAAACTTTTGTTATTCAATCATGTGGCTTGTATCATGTGACTAATTGTGATAAAGAAGTTGTGCAGAATTATCATGGAAGACTATACCTAACATGATATACTGGTGTGGTATATATACCGTATCCCTTAAACAACTTCCTGTCTCGTAGGCGATTTGTTAACTTCTCTTATTATTCTTGACTGTTAAGATTCTCATAGAAGTAAAACTCGTTACAAACTTAGAACTAAAATTCTGGACTGTATATGTCTTGTTGGCTCTGGCTGCGAAAACAGGCTACTCAAGATATGTCCatatatttttcacatttccATTTATATTGTCGAATGTATCCTTTTAGAATTTACTagatttcaaatttgttgaaaagaCATCTGAATAGGTTTACGCTTAATACTGTTTTTATATTACAGCATTTATTTGCTGTTCTAATATACATTCAATCTATTAAATATAGTACATCTATGCTAAAATAATGCAAAACATCTTTCGATGCTGGTGGCATTGTTGCCCCACCAGTTGGGCATGTTGTAACTTGTTCCCACggaaaagatcaagaatatGAGCAAGATTGCCAAATTATAACCAGTGTCAAAAGCAGCTGCCAAAAGATAGTTAtacttcttccacaagGCGTGCTTATACCTGACTCCCCAGTACATTGAAATAGTGCCTCCTAtaaatctggagaagtaTCCTGTGGAAATATTTCCATAAAATCTACTCATGCTAGAAAAGAACACAGTGGTGTTCCAGAGGTTCCAGTTCAGGTTGGGGTACCTTTGAtgcaacttgaagaagatgaatgGAGCCACTAATCCCAAAACAAAACCATAGGGTAAAAGAGGGTAATTTTCAAATAATCTGGAAGGGCCCAAAACCACATACTGAATAGCATTGGTATGATTCGAGGTTATTGTTTGGCCAGTCCATTGATGCAAAGGATCAATCTTAGAGCCATTGAGAAATTCTCTCTTGGTACTCAACACCCATCTAACAGCCAAATAGTTGATGGGAACCCCAATCATTTCACCATACAATTGAGAGAAAAACACGGCCCGAGGTGGTAAGTGGTTGTAGAATCCCAATCTCATACATTCAAGATGGTATTGGGCTCTATACCAGGCATTGCCAGCAATTGAGCCGAAAACTAAGGCTCCAGCAGGATGCTTCAGTTCCAAGTTCTGAACCATGTATCCGTATACAAGCTCGTTGAATGTACCTATAGCCAACTGGAAGTTGGACAAGGCATAAAGCCAGGCCAATGGGGTAACGATGATAGAACCCATGACTAAGGCTACGATGGCAGCCCACCATGGCATGAACATGTATCCATTGAGGAAGATAGACATCAAGACGGTGAAGGAAATAAGGAATAGCACCAAATACCAGTAGAttggaacttcttcataTCTAGCTCGCAATTTATTTAATCTATCTGTGTACTGAACTTTGGTATCTTTATCTCTGGTGATTAAATGCTTGAAAGACGATTTGAATTTGTCGTATCCAAAGAGTACAACCCATGTTGTACCACTAACGTAAGCAGCGTAGTCAAAGAACATATTCCATGCTCTTTGGGCTCCTAAATGGATGGGACCAAATTGTTCATAGGCAGTtaagttcaacttcaaatctTGGGTCAAAAGCTCATTTGTGGGGTAAGGTAAGCCATTCCCTTGGAAAAGGCTGTTCGACATTAAACCTCCTTTGAAAGATCCAATTCCACCCCATTTAACCAAAGGAATAAGAATCCAGGCTCCAATGACAAAGGCTATGAACTGAATGACCTGTATCCAGTAAGGATACAACATAATCGACGAGGTAATATTGGCCCAATccaaagaaaagttgagTACTCCCATTCCACCCAAACCAGAGCCTATGAAGTTCACCGTTTCATTATATGGAGCTATCCAACATAAAATAGCCAACGAAGACGTCATTGGGAAAAGaaattctggaaagaaCTGCCATGCCGTCACCCCTAAAAGTACTGTGAAGAATACTCTCATCTGCTTAGAACCACCTCTACTTGACTTGTCAGATTTTGCCTGAGACTGCAACAACGTCGTCTGCATAAGTGCCTGGGGCCAAGAGAACTGAGGATCGTAGAGCAAAAAGTTCTTAGCAATTGCAGCGTACGAATAGCCTACAAAGACAATCGCCCACATAAACCCGACAGCCACAATGGCAGGAACTTTTTCTCCAAAGTATAAATCAGCTAAAGAGATAGCATTTGTGGCTAAATTACCGGTGGCTCCACTATTAGCCGTGATGGTTACCATGACTGTTTCCTTGATAGACCATGGTCCAGGGTTTAGGTCAATTTTGAATCcgaagaacttgatttGTTTCCTTGGAAGTGTTCTTGCAAGATACTTCCCGGCCCAATGGGACACTATTTGTACAAAAAATATGGAGTATGCTGCTGAAGTCGTTCTGTATGAATTCATAGTGTCTATAAAGGCTCCAGGGATTATGAAAACTGTCGACAAAAGAAAGTATCTGAAAGTCAAAACTGGAATGGAAGGATCATCCACTAAGGGAACCGCTTCCCTAATTATCTTAGGCAATTCTAAGACGTCCGGATCAAGATCCTCGTTATCCTCGGAGTCGTCTGAAGAACTCGGAGAACTGACCACCTCAACCGAACCATAGGATTTGTACGATTTTATGGTTTCAGCATTACTTCTTCGAGGAAGTAGCGGTTCCGAGACCTCGACCTCCACATCCAGGACATTCTTCTCGATTGGAGACTTTAACGGCTCAAGATCAGCCATTGGGAGTTGGCTATAATTTTGTGTCTGTCTGTATCagaatgatgaagatcaGATTGTATTCGTTTGGAAAGTCTAGTAGTATATTAAATGCAAATGCTGTAGATTAAATGTATGTACAAAAAATGCTTATTTCACCAATCTAGTGGTTCTGACTCTATAAATATATGAAGAATGATCCAGTTGTATCTATTACTAAGAATCTGGAGTTTGAAATCAAGATGGAATAACTGTGGCTGGATTTCGCAATTTGTCAGCCATCGAAATGTCGCGCGACATTTCTGACATATCAAGAGATCTTCTGCGCACAAAAAAGCAATACTTAAGCTTCTATTTTATACGCACTGTAATTTGCGCTCGTGACATGGTTTCCGTTTTGGGTATTTCCGGTTTGATACTTTTCTGTTGGAGTTTTTGTATCGTTTTCTCTAATcgattttgcagccatttctaAAGTGCCAACAATTGCTCAACAACTGCAAGAATGTCGTCATTGGCATCTTTTGACTGACTGTTCACGTAATGGGGACTGGATAACCTGTCTTCGATCATTCCATCCACTAGTTTTCTGAGTCGTTTGATTAGAACACCATTCTTGTACCACGTTCGAATTGGCAACCAATTGTCCAACACAATCCCAGTAGGTCCATTCGAAAGTTGGTCGCTCAAATTGTAGCCTATGCTACCTCCAAATAATAAGGCAGCAATTGTACTGGTAGGAGTGATGTCACTCAAGAAAAATGCAAAAGTCTGGTGTGATCTTCCGTACACCACAAATGGTGATTTAAGAATTGGATTACCTCCCTTAGGTGCCTGCGGAGTCAAATCGTACAATTCTCTTGCCTTTACGAAATCGAGATTTCCTTCCTCATCCGTAGCTTGTTCTAATATCTTTTCGCTGAGTGATCCGTCAACAGAATTGTCATCAAAAATAACAGAACTGTTGTGAACTCTGGCCCTATTGGCTGGTAATACATCTCCCAAGTTTTTGTTGCTCTCCACAAGATCGACATATTCTTCATTACGGACCCAGAACTTGGTCAATGAAGCTTCCGGATCTACTGCCACAGATCCCACTGCCGACTTCACATATTTGGGGTCGGGAAGCTGGACTCTAGCAATCTGAGGATAGAAAGAAGCCGTGATAATAGCTCTTATGACTCCGAAATTTTCGTTATTTCTATTAAGAAAGTTAAAATCGACATTACGATTCCTGTGTGAGTATCCATGTGGAACAAATCCAAGATCCTTAAGTAAAGAAATGTATTGTACCCTTGTAGACGAGATATCATTCAATGTAATAAATGACAAGTAGTTCAGAGAAATGAATTTCTTGGTGTTCTCGCCATTTTGTTTCATTTTATCGTATTCTGCATATGCATTAGCTATGGCGACAAAGTCTCCTTGGTTCTGGGAAAactctcttctcttttgctTGATCTCCGCTCTTTTGTCTGCAAGATTGAAAAAAGGATTACCAGTAGAGCTGATAGATGCTAATGTCAAGCATATATCTAAACATCCAAATATACAACCAAGAATGAGCAATTTACCACTCTGGAGATCCGTTGGAAGATATGATAAATACTTACCGAGGTGCGATAATTCTTCAGTATCAGCATCCAAAGCACCAATTTCTTTTAAGAATTTCTTCGAAGTTTTCAACGACGATTGATCCGGAGCGTCGATACCactgttcaagaattcatCAACACTCCTTATGCCCATGGATTTCACAACTAAGTACAaattttcaagtcttgTCCGTTTGATTTCAGGAACGGCCTGTTGTCTCATTTtggtttcaatttctttggtATAAAGATGGTAGCAGTTACCATTGGTTACACGACCTGATCTACCTCTCCGCTGTCCAATTTCGGCCTTGGAACACCAGTTTTCAATTAATCTAGTTGTATTCTTTTCGGGATCATAGAACATCGTCTTCGATCTACCTCCATCAACGACCACCACACAGTCGGGAATAGTAATCGAAGTTTCTGCAACGTTTGTAGACACCACAATCTTTCTTGTACCCTTCGCTGGTACCTTAAAGACTCGTTTCTGTTCCATAGAAGACAATGCTGAGTGTAATGGGAGCGTCCAAGATGGTTTGTCCCTCTTCGAGAAGGCTCTCTCAATAATGGAGACACATTGATTAATCTCCATGATACCTGGTAAGAATATTAAGATGGAGCCATCATTTCCCTCGGAATCAAGTTTATCATCGATGTGCAAACACAACCTAGCAACTAAGTCGAAATTAATGTTTCCCTTCTCAAAGTAATGAGAATCCGCCCTTGGTTTCACAATTCCATTTGCAGTTTCCACGGTGTAGTCGATATCATCAATAATTTGATCTAAGTAGTagtcttcaattggaaATGTTCTACCTTCAATATGAATATGATTTAAAGGTGTATTGAAAAAGTTTTTGAAGATCTCGACACTTATGGTTGCAGACATTAGGACAATCTTAAGGTTAGGAAAACGATTCATGGTCTTTTTTAATATGATGAGTAAAAAATCACTATCCACGGAACGTTCGTGAACTTCatcaatgaagatgtaTTCTAACTCATCAAAAATAGAAGTCTGATGTGAACTGGAAGATGCAAGGAAAGATTGCAACATTCTCAAAAGAACACCTGTAGTCACAAATGATATTCGGGTATCTTTACTGGTTTTATTTTCACCTCTAATAATGTACCCTGTTTCTCCGCCAACTTTATCCAAACGTTCTTCCGATATTCTATCAGCAAGACCAAGGGTAGAAATACGTCTTGGTTGAGTACACATAATCTTGCCGGAAAAATTGCCCCTGGAGTTCATATCATCGAGAATAAATTGCACGATTTGAGTGGATTTACCCGAACCAGTCTCCCCTGTCACCAAGGTAACCTTGTTGGAGTTAATAACGTCCACcaattgttctttctttttccaaGCTGGTAAGGAACTTCTCTGTTTCAAAGACTTCTGCATTTCCTTTGACGTCAACTTAGCCTTGTAGGCAAGTTTATCTGCTTCTATTTCCTTTGGCAGTTTAACTTTAATTCTCGACTGTTTGTTTTGAGATGTAGTAGTAGAAATGGTCCTTTTCTTGTTACTTTGGGTTGCTCTATTAATTACTCCTTCCAGAATTAAAGGACCTGGGTTATCAATAATTCGAGAAATGTTCTCCTCGAGCCATTCGATAATGTTGAAAATCATGCACTCACCGagaatttcattttcgGTGATGTATTGTACCAAACTAGAGAGAATTGACAACTTGATGTAGTTCGCTAATTTGAAGGAAGGGTTGTTCACAACGATTTGAATACCAGGGAGCTCACAAGGGTATTGCAAGCTTTTGAGTAGACGAACATTAAGTAAGTCTTCAGCGATCTTATGTGGTCTGAGTTGAATATCTACAATAGTTTTCTCAGAATTATTAAAGGTAACTTTGTTGGACTCCATCATTTTTATTCCTTCTAGCTCTTGTTCCCATAAGCTCTGAGAGTCTTCCAAATCTGTagcttcaaattcttgatctgACTCTAATTCTAAAAATGTACGTGTGAGTTTGACGCCAGCTTGCACTTCGTTAAACTCGCATTCCTCTAAGGAAGTCAAGACGTCATCTTTATCGAAACCTGATTCTGACAACCGTTTCAACATATACTCAAGCTTGATATCTTTGGAAACTCTAAGCATGACACTAGAATCCTTTTCAGTCTTAGTGAATTGCGGTGGAAGGTCATCTTCAGGAATATGGAATAAGAGCCATTCCAAGGAATCTACAAACGAAGAAGTGTACTTGAAAGCTTCTTCGATGTGAATTTGTCTAAAACCTAATGCTAGCAATGACTTCTGATTTTCCTCGGCCTTGGATTTATTTTGAGACATTGGATGTTCGTTATCAATGATCCAATTGATATGTTTACGGATTGACTGTTCCAAGGAACTACGAATCTCCGGTGGAAAGTCAATGAATGGAGCATTGCCCCATACttttcttggaaatgtAGGCACATTGATAGTTTGTGGTATCTTGTTGACCTTTGTACCTGTatttccttgatttctatGATTACTCGAGGTGGCGGTACTTGCTTTAGCTGAAACAACAGTAGTGCCTATGCTGATAGAAGGTTTCTTTATTTTACTTTCATTTTCCTTCCGGAGAAGTTCCTGTTTAGTCTTTTTCTGCACCAACTCTTGCTGCTCTATATATACTTGGAAGGGATTGACATTGTATACCAAGTCATGCTTATActtgtctttcttcaagacttcGAGTCGTTCCTTTTCGAGTTCGACCCAATAGTCTCGGAAAATGTTCGGAAGAAGCATTTTCATGTttttgatgaaattaatACGGTACAAAACATACGTAGCCGACATATGCCTAGCTTCATTTGTTGTCAGTTTTGGTTCGTACTTGGGTATGAATTTTATGGAGATCGGCTCTTTTGTCTTCGGATTAACCGAATTAAGATGAAAGAAACAGACAAATCCCTGCCCCTTCTTAACCATATCGAAGCTGGGCTTGCCCcatttttgtttttggCAATATTCATTCAATAAGGTTACTGGAAGTTTTCCCGTCCATCCAAAGTTTTCCCCTATAGCCAAACCTCTAAGTGGtttcttgacttcatcCTGTGGTTCTTCTACCTTAGATTTGGAGTTTTTCTTACCCTTCGCATTGCCTGGAGGAGGCGTTTCTTCCTGCTGCTTGGTTTTGGTCTTTTTGGCCATGTGCAATCTTTCTTGCTAGAGGATAGAGCACCTGATCGAGGCTGTCTTTGGGAATATAGAGAAGATAGCGGAGCAATCTTCCAGATTAGCAATTCTGCAGatataatttttcaatgaaaatTGAGGTGCAGGAGACATGATTTCTTAAGTCGTTTTAAACTTTTATTATCCGAAGCCGTCAGCTTTAGTATATGTAAGAGTGCAAGATAAATTGTTTGCAGAGGCTTCACTTTGAAAGGATTCACGGTGGCCGAATGATTGGATGAGTGTCACCGTTGTCACATTCTAGAAATTAATATTACGGAATACGATCTCTAATCTTACAGACCGGCATTGTTTAAAATAGTCCGAATAAAATTGTTAATTATTGTTTCCATATCGCAAAATAATGCACTCCATTAGGGAGTTCCGCATTTACGAGGGTATCCTACTGGCAGTTCAGATTATTCCACAACTACAATGTTAGTCATTTGTTTACATTGAAGTCTCAATAGGGTGAGCGACCCGGAAGATGGTCTACGTTTTCCAGGCTTCGATGTGATCGTGTTTTTAAGCCTGAAATTCATGGTCAACACTACTGTCGcgttgttgtagttggcATTAAAAACAAAGATTATCTGCTGCCAATCTATTTACGATCACCACTCCATATCCTAATGAATTCCTAATGAATCGATAGAAACTTATAAGTGATTAAcaaaaaaagaaaggaattgacACGGACAGGAATTGAACCTGCAACCCTTCGATCTGGAGTCGAAAGCTCTACCATTGAGCCACCGCATCACCCTTGAAGTGCAGTTTGATTGCGTTTTGTGAGGCTCTCTAATTTTTTTGGGCTAAACTGTAAATTTTTTCACTAAAACTGTAAAATGTTACCCTCTTTAGGATGAAGTGCTTATTTTTTGGCTGCGAACACAGCCGTATTATCATATAGTATTTTCATATAGTAAGTCAAGGATAAAGCTTCAAGTAGCCAATGAGTTACAACTCATAAAGTGTGTGTATCTTCTTTTAAAGTTGTCTCAAAATTTCTCGCAATTTCAAAGGCATTGAAGTCATTCAAGTTCCGTTTCACATATCCATATCATTGAAccaaaagaagatggaaactGTTACCGGAGAAACCTACTATA from Scheffersomyces stipitis CBS 6054 chromosome 2, complete sequence encodes the following:
- a CDS encoding predicted protein; the protein is MADLEPLKSPIEKNVSDVEVEVSEPLLPRRSNAETIKSYKSYGSVEVVSSPSSSDDSEDNEDLDPDVLELPKIIREAVPLVDDPSIPVLTFRYFLLSTVFIIPGAFIDTMNSYRTTSAAYSIFFVQIVSHWAGKYLARTLPRKQIKFFGFKIDLNPGPWSIKETVMVTITANSGATGNLATNAISLADLYFGEKVPAIVAVGFMWAIVFVGYSYAAIAKNFLLYDPQFSWPQALMQTTLLQSQAKSDKSSRGGSKQMRVFFTVLLGVTAWQFFPEFLFPMTSSLAILCWIAPYNETVNFIGSGLGGMGVLNFSLDWANITSSIMLYPYWIQVIQFIAFVIGAWILIPLVKWGGIGSFKGGLMSNSLFQGNGLPYPTNELLTQDLKLNLTAYEQFGPIHLGAQRAWNMFFDYAAYVSGTTWVVLFGYDKFKSSFKHLITRDKDTKVQYTDRLNKLRARYEEVPIYWYLVLFLISFTVLMSIFLNGYMFMPWWAAIVALVMGSIIVTPLAWLYALSNFQLAIGTFNELVYGYMVQNLESKHPAGALVFGSIAGNAWYRAQYHLECMRLGFYNHLPPRAVFFSQLYGEMIGVPINYLAVRWVLSTKREFLNGSKIDPLHQWTGQTITSNHTNAIQYVVLGPSRLFENYPLLPYGFVLGLVAPFIFFKLHQRYPNSNWNLWNTTVFFSSMSRFYGNISTGYFSRFIGGTISMYWGVRYKHALWKKYNYLLAAAFDTGYNLAILLIFLIFSVGTSYNMPNWWGNNATSIERCFALF
- a CDS encoding predicted protein codes for the protein METPISKDHIEWVIPKPTLNDLSSSSSDIDNDIDLMLNHLQPYFPPSLLQNNFSVNQIKSRLAPDKVSDPSQRVRAAIRSCLKDETNQLEFVRLYQNSISVRFNEFFANFYNSMPTAQLVFLDYFHIIKTITTYYNSSLIHLNLSPLARNLCTRNINSLFYSNLIIRQNSKNSEQSQHQEDTYFLQSLREFLDVYVFKNTLANPFSDNSVNLIDIFTTLISINLNKDINQLLIQLSIQKIKSFIIANCSGIWDKPLLETITEFIQNEIYPNFSIIASYSADLNLTNSVNNVYLYDLIKLAQLELVSLRIKEIYSIILYYPNSSDGLYELYQCLSTKFNHHHYNQTPDQSHHSTNLINDITNLSNFSYLANYSLKSQAYQRAKLVDTFVDLCHKNLLHSGANTVDVITTYTKTIKSFLIIDPKGVLLDKVVRPIRRYLKTREDIIIKIVHGLLDDDESSNELIELAKELRRAKAKTSKKRSVVEDSLDMNWVPDPIDALPDFKKGKVSDIIESLISIFDSNEIFINEFTKLFGQRLVNLHNYDVTDIEERLNLLKLRFGKNEFTTLDIMIKDIKESKVLNKKLTARSGIQAPNFHTSILSHLFWPTVLENLSENDNFNLPPEINIKFEAYNSDYTSYMKGRSLKFLPSLGSVKIELSFNNKITQNFEVTPDRAAIISLFDDNSSELSVDFISKKLNMSPYMVSKGLSFWVKEGVLLELTKTLFIVNEDDAEEDVLHSASIPSAATLANSGSDKSINLKFKELEVLWPYLKSMLENISYLKFERVKTLLKLTVPKDKFDFGTIDDSKLEDYLDWLVDEEKLEITQQSYKLKE
- the TAF122 gene encoding TFIID subunit (TBP-associated factor) (go_component transcription factor TFIID complex~go_process transcription initiation), producing the protein MESTNAPDSAQPSPDTGGLSGSASATASVSISNASTGTSTPSIPNIEPNQAAQLAQRFTNEIELAKAAGSDVEKAKQHYQKAESIKRILISYRAQKKAKQDAANSSANADSNTNSNGNSNSNSSTNLNSSLTNNPSNPTTSNDSNASSASKSISAVQSPASAIQSPVPVPSVASLADTSSQLPQVSRPQTPSEINTKAVTIDLFNQVRSSLQDLLKKIQVLEDSKTAETDPTRIESTNTELAKLKPKVSQYQKIAVYMKNQLIQQGKLSANGGPLSQAMSSQPSPSPVNSTRPSTGENTPVVQPLTSKTDSKPEISNSKLSNDSKFVAPASSDQPGAQSGVQSSSFVAARTGPLGSLTNPIDSSTQRPQPFTATSSYSALGRAAIPTSTSAANLRTTSSFVSRPGIGNGIRPGLGMHSATDFNSYSTLSSIHSNTSSNFSDNGGRVLTKRKLVDLVNNIGMDEGDAKTTMDNDVEEILLDLADEFISSVTGFACQIAKHRKVDKVDIRDFQLHLERNWGIKVPDFSLDETKSVRKWTPSADYAAKVSEIESAQSNGNETSKVDFSSKK